A genomic segment from Necator americanus strain Aroian chromosome III, whole genome shotgun sequence encodes:
- a CDS encoding hypothetical protein (NECATOR_CHRIII.G9290.T1), translating to MRSFYCLLIVFFSLLIQSSYASYPMVEEEEPHVAVAPVHVAPAPVVVRQPVIAAQPVVSVPVPQPIVPVHHHPRTELRNVVSHYAKETGHTSATDIVSGDHHAFDGMHFPNGNFIGDHFGHDGPWKKARLHRQKLASKKTLRKQKSLVKKRN from the exons ATGAGATCCTTCTACTGTCTCctcatcgttttcttttccctcCTCATCCAAAG CTCCTACGCAAGTTATCCTATGGTCGAAG AGGAAGAACCTCACGTGGCCGTGGCACCGGTTCATGTGGCACCTGCACCGGTTGTGGTTCGTCAGCCGGTCATAGCAGCGCAACCAGTTGTTTCAGTACCAGTTCCGCAACCAATTGTT CCGGTCCACCATCACCCTCGTACAGAACTCCGCAATGTTGTGAGTCACTATGCTAAGG AAACTGGTCACACGTCCGCCACTGACATAGTTTCCGGAGATCATCATGCTTTCGATGGTATGCACTTCCCCAATGGAAATTTTATCGGCGACCATTTCGGGCATGATGGACCGTGGAAGAAGGCTCGTCTTCATCGTCAGAAATTGGCTTCCAAGAAAACTCTCCGAAAGCAGAAATCTCTTGTGAAGAAGAGGAACTAA
- a CDS encoding hypothetical protein (NECATOR_CHRIII.G9291.T1) — protein MALTGTTFFMHIFGCFLMTINRYTAVCYSFHYHEIWSKSVVCVLLVADLIIAHSIPVQLYIVKFSYERCEHGWILKGRSRPIHETRIISSVLTVCYEVISLVLICRTIYSIRSQFTVNGRRITQEMCLVFVTTINCLLSVLECVYDISYLIDVDSDSFVVWMAEQYDVYAFILLTSNAFSIVFLSYAVRCEILRRWVRPTSTPNISSVYDL, from the exons ATGGCACTAACTGGGACAACTTTTTTTATGCACATATTCGGATGTTTTCTAATGACGATCAACAGATATACAGCTGTATGCTATTCGTTCCACTACCATGAG ATTTGGTCGAAAAGTGTGGTCTGCGTTTTGCTGGTTGCGGATCTGATCATAGCTCACAGTATTCCTGTCCAACTCTATATCGTTAAATTTTCCTATGAACGTTGCGAACATGGTTGGATCTTGAAGGGACGCTCTAGGCCTATCCAT GAAACACGTataatttcttctgttctaACAGTGTGCTATGAGGTTATCTCACTAGTACTAATCTGTCGTACTATTTACAGTATACGCAGTCAATTTACTGTAAATGGACGTAGAATTACACAAGAAATG TGTTTGGTATTTGTTACCACAATCAACTGCCTATTAAGTGTGCTCGAGTGTGTTTATGACATTTCGTATCTGATTGATGTTGACAGCGACAGTTTTGTAGTATGGATGGCTGAACAG TATGACGTCTACGCCTTCATACTTCTAACATCAAATGCGTTCAGCATCGTTTTTCTAAGCTATGCTGTTCGATGCGAAATTCTACGCAGATGGGTCCGTCCTACATCGACACCAAACATTTCATCAGTGTACGACTTATAG
- a CDS encoding hypothetical protein (NECATOR_CHRIII.G9291.T3), whose protein sequence is MTINRYTAVCYSFHYHEETRIISSVLTVCYEVISLVLICRTIYSIRSQFTVNGRRITQEMCLVFVTTINCLLSVLECVYDISYLIDVDSDSFVVWMAEQYDVYAFILLTSNAFSIVFLSYAVRCEILRRWVRPTSTPNISSVYDL, encoded by the exons ATGACGATCAACAGATATACAGCTGTATGCTATTCGTTCCACTACCATGAG GAAACACGTataatttcttctgttctaACAGTGTGCTATGAGGTTATCTCACTAGTACTAATCTGTCGTACTATTTACAGTATACGCAGTCAATTTACTGTAAATGGACGTAGAATTACACAAGAAATG TGTTTGGTATTTGTTACCACAATCAACTGCCTATTAAGTGTGCTCGAGTGTGTTTATGACATTTCGTATCTGATTGATGTTGACAGCGACAGTTTTGTAGTATGGATGGCTGAACAG TATGACGTCTACGCCTTCATACTTCTAACATCAAATGCGTTCAGCATCGTTTTTCTAAGCTATGCTGTTCGATGCGAAATTCTACGCAGATGGGTCCGTCCTACATCGACACCAAACATTTCATCAGTGTACGACTTATAG
- a CDS encoding hypothetical protein (NECATOR_CHRIII.G9291.T2): MTINRYTAVCYSFHYHEIWSKSVVCVLLVADLIIAHSIPVQLYIVKFSYERCEHGWILKGRSRPIHETRIISSVLTVCYEVISLVLICRTIYSIRSQFTVNGRRITQEMCLVFVTTINCLLSVLECVYDISYLIDVDSDSFVVWMAEQYDVYAFILLTSNAFSIVFLSYAVRCEILRRWVRPTSTPNISSVYDL; the protein is encoded by the exons ATGACGATCAACAGATATACAGCTGTATGCTATTCGTTCCACTACCATGAG ATTTGGTCGAAAAGTGTGGTCTGCGTTTTGCTGGTTGCGGATCTGATCATAGCTCACAGTATTCCTGTCCAACTCTATATCGTTAAATTTTCCTATGAACGTTGCGAACATGGTTGGATCTTGAAGGGACGCTCTAGGCCTATCCAT GAAACACGTataatttcttctgttctaACAGTGTGCTATGAGGTTATCTCACTAGTACTAATCTGTCGTACTATTTACAGTATACGCAGTCAATTTACTGTAAATGGACGTAGAATTACACAAGAAATG TGTTTGGTATTTGTTACCACAATCAACTGCCTATTAAGTGTGCTCGAGTGTGTTTATGACATTTCGTATCTGATTGATGTTGACAGCGACAGTTTTGTAGTATGGATGGCTGAACAG TATGACGTCTACGCCTTCATACTTCTAACATCAAATGCGTTCAGCATCGTTTTTCTAAGCTATGCTGTTCGATGCGAAATTCTACGCAGATGGGTCCGTCCTACATCGACACCAAACATTTCATCAGTGTACGACTTATAG
- a CDS encoding hypothetical protein (NECATOR_CHRIII.G9292.T1), with amino-acid sequence MMNDLTPELGKKRRAAWGAYKSIEDVVKKTRNTRLRAHLFNTTVLPALTYASETWAFRKQEENAVSVIEGAIERVMLGVSRFMQVRDGIRSSLLRQRSKIRDAAAFAKESKIRRAGHVMRFNDNRWARAVSDWVPRDIKRTTGRPPTRWSDFFTKSLKEKYDALRVPRERRNHWATLAPIGTNGRITGARSTSSKINGSQGDQGDALYETF; translated from the coding sequence atgatgaacgacctgacccccgagctgggcaagaagagacgagcggcttggggagcgtacaagagcatcgaggatgtagtgaagaagaccaggaacacccggctccgtgctcacctcttcaacaccaccgtacttcctgctttgacctatgcttcggaaacctgggcatttcgcaagcaggaagaaaacgcggtgagcgtcattgaaggcgcaattgagagagtgatgctaggagtatcccgtttcatgcaagtgagggacgggattcgaagttctctcctacgtcagcgatcgaagattagagacgccgccgcgtttgccaaggaaagtaaaataaggcgggccggacacgtgatgcgctttaatgacaaccgttgggccagagccgtgagcgactgggttccccgcgatattaagcgcactacaggaagaccgccgacccgatggtcagatttcttcacgaagtccttgaaagaaaaatatgatgctcttcgtgtcccacgcgaaaggaggaaccactgggctactctggcaccgatcgggacaaatggaagaattactggcgcccgctcgaccagttcgaagatcaacgggagtcaaggtgatcaaggtgatgcACTTTACGAGACTTTTTGA
- a CDS encoding hypothetical protein (NECATOR_CHRIII.G9292.T2) codes for MLGVSRFMQVRDGIRSSLLRQRSKIRDAAAFAKESKIRRAGHVMRFNDNRWARAVSDWVPRDIKRTTGRPPTRWSDFFTKSLKEKYDALRVPRERRNHWATLAPIGTNGRITGARSTSSKINGSQGDQGDALYETF; via the coding sequence atgctaggagtatcccgtttcatgcaagtgagggacgggattcgaagttctctcctacgtcagcgatcgaagattagagacgccgccgcgtttgccaaggaaagtaaaataaggcgggccggacacgtgatgcgctttaatgacaaccgttgggccagagccgtgagcgactgggttccccgcgatattaagcgcactacaggaagaccgccgacccgatggtcagatttcttcacgaagtccttgaaagaaaaatatgatgctcttcgtgtcccacgcgaaaggaggaaccactgggctactctggcaccgatcgggacaaatggaagaattactggcgcccgctcgaccagttcgaagatcaacgggagtcaaggtgatcaaggtgatgcACTTTACGAGACTTTTTGA
- a CDS encoding hypothetical protein (NECATOR_CHRIII.G9293.T1), translating to MYGAKGMCNNWYAILDVQFFLTILVVVYYSYILYVIASSESPIFRTAFFRIYLVTGVSDILGVIVLEWTHAELKFTLGNF from the exons ATGTACGGCGCgaaag GAATGTGCAACAATTGGTACGCTATTCTTGATGTTCAATTCTTCCTCACAATATTAGTTGTTGTCTACTATTCTTACATTCTCTACGTGATTGCATCATCAGAATCTCCTATATTCCGGACCGCATTTTTCCGAATTTATCTCGTTACAG GTGTCTCCGACATATTAGGCGTTATTGTACTAGAATGGACTCATGCAGAGTTGAAATTCACTTTAGGTAATTTTTAA